The following coding sequences lie in one Capsicum annuum cultivar UCD-10X-F1 unplaced genomic scaffold, UCD10Xv1.1 ctg78695, whole genome shotgun sequence genomic window:
- the LOC124894960 gene encoding uncharacterized protein LOC124894960 isoform X2, translated as MFEEFKTMCTWLEKYNRAICTTFERNAGTRLRNWLECVRRTGNVAQWLLKEVYDDLCIYTDTPEYKALSEQNKKVRTSLKGGSLHTGGAKSVSVIVQEMKKELGRESTQLEISRRTHLVKKTNESDPDVWVEPRAENANLAGCIY; from the exons ATGTTTGAAGAGTTCAAG ACAATGTGTACTTGGTTAGAAAAGTACAATAGAGCTATATGCACTACTTTTGAGAGGAATGCTGGTACAAGACTACGCAATTGGCTTGAATGTGTTAGGCGTACAGGCAATGTTGCACAATGGCTTCTCAAAGAGGTATATGATGATTTGTGTATTTATACGGATACTCCTGAATATAAGGCACTCAGTGAGCAAAATAAGAAAGTTAGAACCAGTTTAAAGGGTGGCTCATTGCATACCGGAGGTGCAAAGAGTGTCAGCGTCATAGTTCAAGAAATG AAAAAGGAGTTGGGTCGCGAATCAACTCAACTTGAGATCTCCAGACGAACTCATCTCGTGAAAAAGACGAATGAGTCAGACCCAGATGTGTGGGTTGAGCCCAGGGCTGAAAATGCCAAT TTGGCAGGGTGCAtctattga
- the LOC124894960 gene encoding uncharacterized protein LOC124894960 isoform X1, giving the protein MFEEFKTMCTWLEKYNRAICTTFERNAGTRLRNWLECVRRTGNVAQWLLKEVYDDLCIYTDTPEYKALSEQNKKVRTSLKGGSLHTGGAKSVSVIVQEMKKELGRESTQLEISRRTHLVKKTNESDPDVWVEPRAENANNEYIRYLSEFGSTQPTQEESNQIWIEKVAGGKKEGENLWVWFSK; this is encoded by the exons ATGTTTGAAGAGTTCAAG ACAATGTGTACTTGGTTAGAAAAGTACAATAGAGCTATATGCACTACTTTTGAGAGGAATGCTGGTACAAGACTACGCAATTGGCTTGAATGTGTTAGGCGTACAGGCAATGTTGCACAATGGCTTCTCAAAGAGGTATATGATGATTTGTGTATTTATACGGATACTCCTGAATATAAGGCACTCAGTGAGCAAAATAAGAAAGTTAGAACCAGTTTAAAGGGTGGCTCATTGCATACCGGAGGTGCAAAGAGTGTCAGCGTCATAGTTCAAGAAATG AAAAAGGAGTTGGGTCGCGAATCAACTCAACTTGAGATCTCCAGACGAACTCATCTCGTGAAAAAGACGAATGAGTCAGACCCAGATGTGTGGGTTGAGCCCAGGGCTGAAAATGCCAAT AATGAATATATACGCTATTTGTCTGAGTTTGGTTCAACCCAGCCTACACAGGAAGAATCAAATCAAATTTGGATCGAAAAAGTGGcaggaggaaaaaaagaagggGAAAACCTATGGGTTTGGTTCTCGAAATAA